In bacterium, a single window of DNA contains:
- a CDS encoding EthD domain-containing protein, which produces MEKLVYLLGDTDAGTTPRSRDDLRDRIFSVVPALESAGGKSLTISVADVADPAAEGIAQGNAHGLIDGQISLWLDHVDARGEVEAIVRGLATRHAGYLVTESILREYPDRSWKRGEASPGVTILSTFPKSDALDLETFYARWHGSHGPLSLLLHPLTRYVRNSVFRPLTENAPTLHGIVSESVGSCAVAADPEIFYSGRENRKKLVKDMLSFLDFETVSSVAMREYLF; this is translated from the coding sequence ATGGAGAAGCTGGTCTATCTGCTGGGGGATACGGACGCGGGGACGACGCCGCGAAGTCGGGACGACCTGCGCGATCGGATCTTCTCCGTCGTCCCGGCGCTCGAGTCCGCCGGCGGGAAGTCACTCACGATCTCCGTGGCGGACGTAGCGGATCCGGCCGCCGAGGGAATCGCCCAGGGCAACGCCCACGGGTTGATCGACGGCCAGATCTCGCTCTGGCTCGATCACGTCGATGCTCGCGGCGAGGTGGAAGCGATCGTCCGCGGGCTGGCGACGCGACATGCCGGCTATCTGGTCACGGAGTCGATCCTGCGCGAGTACCCGGATCGGAGTTGGAAGCGCGGTGAGGCGAGCCCGGGCGTCACGATCCTCTCGACCTTCCCGAAGTCCGACGCCCTCGACCTCGAGACCTTCTATGCGCGATGGCACGGGTCCCACGGTCCGCTCTCCCTGCTCCTCCATCCCCTCACCCGCTACGTGCGCAACAGTGTCTTCCGCCCCTTGACCGAGAACGCGCCGACCCTCCACGGGATCGTCAGCGAGTCCGTCGGATCCTGTGCCGTCGCCGCGGATCCGGAGATCTTCTACAGCGGGCGCGAGAACCGGAAGAAGCTCGTGAAGGACATGCTCTCCTTCCTCGACTTCGAGACCGTGAGCAGCGTGGCGATGCGCGAATACCTGTTCTGA
- a CDS encoding LLM class flavin-dependent oxidoreductase encodes MMRIGLQFDTHGVAEAETILQDFERAEAEGFDTVWIGQIFVHDVLTLFAMAGLRTNRIELGTSVVPLPTRHVVTLAQQALTTQLSTQGRLCLGVGAGHAAILDKKLGLPNDRPLARTKEALEVLRPLLRGEYVKHAGEFERVRVDTPIQGTTPPSVILAALGPKMIELAGELTDGVTLVFAGPDFIQSHVAPRLPAGKRIVASVPVMLTDEVDAMSTLMDAYTAPSMALPPYQRAMAAQGLERVSQLAIVGNEDAIVQGLERLEASGATDLNPIMVSGDADPECADRTRRFLAARARAQRGES; translated from the coding sequence ATGATGCGGATCGGCCTTCAATTCGACACCCACGGCGTCGCCGAGGCGGAGACGATCCTCCAGGACTTCGAACGCGCCGAGGCCGAAGGATTCGACACGGTCTGGATCGGGCAGATCTTCGTCCACGACGTCTTGACGCTCTTCGCGATGGCGGGCCTCCGTACGAACCGGATCGAGCTCGGGACGTCGGTCGTGCCGCTTCCGACGCGCCACGTGGTGACCCTCGCCCAACAAGCCCTCACGACCCAGCTCTCGACGCAGGGGCGTCTGTGCCTGGGCGTCGGCGCGGGTCATGCGGCGATCCTCGACAAGAAGCTGGGCCTGCCGAACGACCGCCCGCTCGCGCGAACGAAGGAGGCGCTCGAGGTGCTTCGCCCGCTGCTGCGCGGCGAGTACGTGAAGCACGCCGGAGAGTTCGAGCGCGTGCGCGTGGACACGCCGATCCAGGGCACGACGCCCCCGAGCGTGATCCTCGCGGCCCTCGGCCCGAAGATGATCGAGCTGGCCGGCGAGCTCACCGACGGAGTGACCCTCGTCTTCGCCGGCCCCGACTTCATCCAGTCCCACGTCGCCCCTCGCCTGCCGGCGGGCAAACGCATCGTCGCGAGCGTGCCGGTCATGCTGACCGACGAGGTCGACGCGATGTCGACGCTGATGGACGCCTATACGGCGCCCTCGATGGCGCTTCCGCCCTACCAGCGGGCGATGGCGGCCCAGGGGCTCGAGCGCGTGAGCCAGCTCGCGATCGTCGGGAACGAGGACGCGATCGTCCAGGGACTCGAACGCCTCGAGGCGAGCGGCGCGACGGACCTGAATCCGATCATGGTCTCGGGCGACGCCGATCCCGAATGCGCCGACCGGACGCGCCGCTTCCTCGCCGCCCGGGCGCGGGCGCAGCGCGGCGAATCCTGA